The region tgtagagatttaaaaaaataaaaaataaaaaaaaaattaaaacaacccAACATACAATATTTCACCTATCACTTTATTTGACACTCCCTCTTCCTGCACATACACAATATATGGTTAAGTTCTGTTATAACAgtttggttaaaaacaaaacaaaacaaaaaaagcaaatatttgGTTTTAAACTAAATTTAAGTAATATCACTGGCTAAACAAAATTatctgaaagagagacagaaaaattaaaaatcaatttctttaagagAATCAATGCTATAAATTACAAATCTTTACAACAGAGTTTCAACCTTAAAaacaagtattaaaaaaaaagtcacacaaaCGTTTAGGGGCCACCTCACTTTTTCTAAAAGTCCTGATAATATGTAAGGCAGTTTAGCACTGAACGTTGCATAGTTTTGAGTCGGTCAGTTAAAATAGGTGCACCATTATATTAACCCTTTGGCCACATTCAGTTTCAGtgagacataaaaaaaatgtaagcttCAATGTAGTAAACACAGCAAATCTCATTCTCATTATTTCTGAGAATGAGATAATCATAAGGCACTCAGATTGCCTAACAATTCCTATATAACTGTTttaagtggggggaaaaaagttaatCAAATGAATTGATGGCAACTACAATAATCCACATAAAAAAGATACAATGGTCCATGTTGCACAGCAACAGTAAGAACTCAAATTCTTCTGAATGGCTTTGCAACAAATTtgattaagaaaaaaagaacactgtCAGTGTGTCACATCAACAACCCACCTACTGTCAAAAGGTGAGAAATTAGATTCTTCATTGCAGCTGAAAAGCAGCATAAGGGTACAGCCGTCACCAGACCTAGAGGTATAGCCTCCTAAAGTAGAAAAGTTGTTTTAGTGACTGCCACGTAACCCATAAATAACATTCAGTTTTTGTCTCAATCaatgatttcccttcactgtgtGGTTAAGCTGGCAGAAGCTACAAAGTCACACTTCAGAGAACAGCTCTCGGCTGTCATTGGGTCCCAAAAAGCTGCCTATGCCTCTGAATGCATCTCATTGTCATCAATCTGTGGGCTGTCATTGTCCCCTAGAAGCTCTGTTTCAGGGACAGATGTGTCATCGTTATGCAGACCATTCTGGGAAGCTCCATCAGCCATGTTGTCCTCAGCTGCCTTAGCATCCTCACTCAGCAGGCCGGTCTTCTCGGTGCCGGATGCATTGGATGGTGCTGTGGTGACATAACCTGTACTGGTGGAGCCACTGCCACTGTGGTGCGAGCCTGCCTTAGGTACCATCTGCGGGTGCATCTGCTGTGAGGGCATCTGCATAGGGATCTGCATGGGGTAGAAGTTCTGGAGGTATGGATATGCGGGCACAGGCTGGTAACCGTTGACAGGGATGTAAAGCTGGGGCGGTACCATAGGCCTCATCTGGCCCTTCATAGGCATAAACTGGGGCTGTGGGAAAGGAGAGGTCTTCTTTGGGGTGACATAGCGGGCAGCACTGATATTGCTGACAGGGCTTGTGCTCAGAGAGCTGGTCTGGGTGGTGTTGCTCGCCCCAGAGGTCTGTGCTGAGCTGTTGTAGTTGGACAAGCTTTCCCATGTGCGCAAGCGTGCATGGATGTCCTTGAAGCGTGGCCGGCGTGCCGGGAATTCATTCCAGCACTCCAGCATGAGAGTATAGATCCAGGAAGGGCAGTCATCAGGGCAAGAGAGGACTTGTCTGTTACGTACCATCTCAATCACATCTTGGTTGGAGTAGCCACAGTAGGGCTGCAGGCCATAGCTGAAAATCTCCCACAACACCACACCATAGGACCAGATATCAGAGTCAGTGGAGAACTTGCCATACATTATGGCTTCTGGGGACATCCAGCGAATAGGGAAGGGACTGTTGCCCATCAGCTTGTAGTAGTCAGCAGAGTAGACCTCACGGAACAGCCCAAGGTCCAGAATCTTTACGTTGAGTTTGTCGCAGACCAGAATGTTTCGAGCAGCCAGATCTTTGTGGACAACATGATGACTGGACAAGTACTCCATCccagctgccacttgagtgacAATGTGCAGGAAGTCAGCCTGCTCAAGAGCTGACTTGACTGTTTTGTCATCATCAGAGCTGCCTACGTCCGAGTGGGGTGAGCGCATAACCAGGAACTCATGGAGGTCACCATGGCCTGAGTAACTGAAAACCATGCTCATGGGCTGCTCTTTGGTCACCAAACCCAGGAGGCACACAATGTTTGGGTGCTGGAGTCTGGACCGGAGTGTAGCCTCATGACGGAACTCTTCTTGCAGTGTTCCCTCATCCTTGTCTTTGACGGTCTTAATGGCCACCACCTGGGTCTGCTCTCCTGGTGCTGTGCCATAGAGGTGACCTTTGTAGACCTTCCCAAAGCGGTCCTCTCCAAGCTCCTCCATGAAGCGTACAGCTGATAGGTTGATTTCTCTGAGTTTTGCCTGATAGGAAAAGATCATACAGATTTACATATTATTAAAGTATACAGCTTTTGTATAATAAAACGAAATGAAGTGCTCTTCATGTTACCAACACAGTGGTTGACCTAGTGTAGTCCTGAATCACGTTATGGGTGGAGAATACTACTGAATGACAATGAGTTGCTTGTTAAGGCCATTACAGAATATGACTGATTATCTATTATGTTGCATTCATAACCAGAAAACAAGCTCTAACCGATGTCTAAAATAACCAACCTCTTGAATATCATGTCTAATCATATTATGTTGACCCAATTTAGAGTATGTTCAGTGTTAGAATAACAAAAGCACGCCTAGCTTAAGGGTGTAGCTACTGGACTGGTGAGAGTAATACCTGCTTGTGCTGATTGAGGAGTGGCATCTCCATGTCCTGACTGGGAGAGGCAGTAAGTTGCCGACGAGGGGGGGTGTCGACTGACTCCTTCTGCTTGTTACGGCACATACACACCAGGAAGAACAAGCAGGCAATGACCAATGGGATAGCGATACTGGGGATGAGGATGTACAATATCTCCTTCTTCATGTTTTCAGGGGGCTCTGGAGTTGAAAAcaattaacacaaaataacacTGAGTAATGGTCAAGTAGCTGCACAGAAGTCTTTAATATGTAGATACAttactgttttattctttattaatcATGATGGGAGGTTCTACTTACTGCATGGGCGAACATCACAGAATTCAACCCTCACATGGGGGTCAAGAGTGAAACACCATGGAGCCTCCATTTGTCCTCCAGGGTTCCTACAGAAGTTGTGTCCCCCTCTGAGCTCTGGGTAATCTTTAGGTGTCAAATGATGGCTGTGGGGATACTGATTAGTCCAGGGCTGACACTGCTGGCCAGATTTTGTTTTACTGACAACACCTCTGTAATTGGCACCACTGTCATTGTAACAGCTGTGATCTGAGGGAGAATCTTTCACAAGGATTTAAAATTAGGGAGCAGAAATTGACAAAAATTAACATTCAAAtaatctaaacaaaacaaacaaacaaaaaaaacacaccaaaaaaacccaagaaaCTCCACCTCAAAGACCACTAGAGGGCCCTCTTGATTCATTCTTCCAACAAATTAATTATCACACTTATTACATTAGACATTCAACTTGCTTATGACATGTCACGTTTGTCAAACAATAAGGGTTTAGCCAACCTCAAACAATGCAGTATGTCATACTATATTCTTAATAATATGCCTAATTGCAGAGCTTTACTGGTAGAAATTACTGGGCATTATTTCTTAAGCTTCTACACTCAACACAAGTAATCCAGGTAACTTGAGTTATGCTTGTCTTAGGTTTACTGAAATGtgaaacagaacaaaaatgCAAACTGGCTCAAAATGTCCTAAGACTGCTTTGAAAATCTTTGCTTCATTGCACAGGCATTTAATTATGGAATGCAATACAAAGAGCTTGTCAACAACAGGCTTCAAGATAGCACCAGTGAATTACGGCGGGTCCACCTACATGTCTCCAGACGGTTGGTGGGCACGCCAATGCGCATGCAGCTGGCAGCATCTGGTGAGCCCGGGTGAGGGAGCAGCTTGCATTTGGGCAGCTCCAGTTGCATGAGGATGAGTGGGTGGGAGCGGGCGATGGTGTACTCAGCACGGCACAGGTCATTCTCAATTGCCTCACACTCGTCTCTGCAGAGCTGGCGCCTCCTAGGGCCCCTCGTGCCTTCTTCGCACAGAGGGAAGACGTAGTGGCAAAATGAGGGAATGGCAAACTGCGAACACTGATCTGACAGCTGGGTGGAGGTGCCAATCATGGTAAATGCAGCTAGGCATGAGAAAAAGGGAGGAGAGAGGTGAGGCAAAGGTGCAGGTACATATGTTACTGCATATTTAAGTAATGGACGGTATTGGGTGTTAAATGAGAGGTCAGGTTTAACAGTTACAAAACACTTGAGAGCTCTATAAGAGTTTATAGCAGCCAGTCATTTCACACCACTATCCCAGCATGTGACTGCTTTAATTCACAGTCTCACAGAAACTCATACTGAAACTTGTCATAACCCTGAtttgcaaaaacaaaatcacaaaatttacatattttctgATCATATCAATTAGGTTCTTTAAATAAGCATACTAAAAAATAGGGTTAGCTGGCAGGACTACATTGTTTATAGGTAAACAAAGATTGCAATACTTCATAATATGGAGAAACTACAATGTCTTCTTTTAacagataaatataaatttattattaggttttggcttataattaataaacataatatgTTCCAGATGTTTCTAGGACTCTCAAAAAATTTTACTCAAGCGAAATCATCTGATCTATTTTCCCCCAAGATATTCAGGGTCTGAAGCAGAGTACAGTAACACAGGAAAATTGTTttgtatgcctttttttttttttttttagggttatTTTCCTATTAGATAAAACCACAGAATCTTCAGAGAGATTACATGTAAATTTAAGCAATGAAATTACATGACAGAGctttccagagagagagagagagagagagagagagagagagagagagagagagagagaagaagccGATTCATGCTGGGCTAAGGAACATTAGGAGAGCCTACATTTCTCTTATTGCAAAGGATTTATTTAATATCAGTACTTGGTTGCAGAATTAAACTCTCAGTTTTCATTTACTGTCCTTCTGGTCCCTTTACAATAACTGATTTTTAACTAAACCTGGCATTGGTTTCTTAAAGgaatgaaaaatgcattttaatctgtttaatcTGTTCAGAAACGCTGTGAAGTTACTACACACGATCCTTCTCAAtgtttgctgcttttttttttgacatatttgatgCACTACATACTTTTAAACAAATACCGTATATAAAAACTTGAGTGTGCCCTAAGGTTAGACATGCTGGGTATGGGAAcaacacacagtgtaaagtgcaaGGTTAGCATGGCAGCAGTTCCTGAGGGAAGAAACAACTAGGATGTTTATCTAAAACATCAGACAAAATGGCTTGCCTAGAACTGACAATGTTTCTGTGAGTCACCTAAAAGGACCTAAATTACAAACTGCTTTGAACGTGATGTGAGACAAGAAGAGCACAACGACTTCCAGCTGGTGAATGCAACAAGAaatgatgtgaaaataaaacgTTCAGTTCTGAAAATGATTGTCATCACTTACCCGTGATGCGGTTCTCACTTTCTCCTTGCATCTGTAGAGACTCTACATAGATGCTCCTGTTCCCGATAAATCTTGCACATGCGATGCCTCGGTACGGCTGACAGAAGCCTTTCTCATGGGTCCtgagaaacataaacaatgagACCTTTGTTAATCATTATGGTATTTTTCAGTATATCTTACAAATCCTCATGCTAACAGTTTGTATCTTATATGTGGTTACGTATGTGCTGTAATCAGATTGTGATATTATAGAACAGAAAATCTTTATAATCATATATGTGAATAAAAGCTTAGAATCAAAATATTAGTATCAGTTCAGTATTAAGACTCATATTTCTTGGCAGTATGACGCATTAATCGTAATATGTTCCAGATGAGCAGCCGCACTTGCGGGCTCCACACAGAATCCCAGAACTGACCACAGATATGCTTAATTGTAACAAACCCAAAACATCAGTATCGTTATTGCCAGCAGCAAATATAGACATGCAAAAattgattatcagcatcagcCCATTTAAACATGAATATCCCTGCAGAGCGGAACATGAGCTACTACATCCAAAGATGCGGATTTAAACCTCAGCAAGGGATATATGGACTCACTGACTTTTTTGACCCAACATTAGTACATTAGGAACAAATCCTAGTTCTTGAACTTAGTAAATAACGGACATAGCATTCGTTCTCTGTCATTAGTTTGAGTGTCGAAAATGTCTACAAACACCATACATTAAGTGACACGGTAAACATTTAACTTCAGGTTGACAACCTACAACGTCCCATTTTTCGCTAATTAGGATGAAAAGGTTTCACTGATGTACCTGAATGACTCACTACGGCGTCTCGACAAGGAATACAACACTTCTGTTATGCGAAACAAGTGGCACACCTTGGTACTTTAATGTCAGTGGAGCAGAAGTGCTTGcagtggaaaaaacaaaaggacTTTCCACATGGGGTAGAGCAGCACATGcccacaaatgtacacacaaacacacacacatattttttatatatatatatatatatatatatatatatatatattatatatatatacacatacacatatatatacacacatatacacacacacacacacacacacataaatatacataca is a window of Ictalurus furcatus strain D&B chromosome 16, Billie_1.0, whole genome shotgun sequence DNA encoding:
- the ror2 gene encoding tyrosine-protein kinase transmembrane receptor ROR2 isoform X1, encoding MSDALSIDFTPSNWQSLFPGMMHISRITRLALRNSLKTFLLVLSVLTSVRGAAANVNLSESGEMEPLAEAQSGGLPTVEGYFLEFVEPPNNMTIMQGQTATLHCKVTGNPWPTIRWLKNDAPVVQEQGRISIRKTESGSKLRIQDLDTTDTGYYQCIASNTLKVISATGVLYVRLDQSSTRGPDDATHEKGFCQPYRGIACARFIGNRSIYVESLQMQGESENRITAAFTMIGTSTQLSDQCSQFAIPSFCHYVFPLCEEGTRGPRRRQLCRDECEAIENDLCRAEYTIARSHPLILMQLELPKCKLLPHPGSPDAASCMRIGVPTNRLETYSPSDHSCYNDSGANYRGVVSKTKSGQQCQPWTNQYPHSHHLTPKDYPELRGGHNFCRNPGGQMEAPWCFTLDPHVRVEFCDVRPCKPPENMKKEILYILIPSIAIPLVIACLFFLVCMCRNKQKESVDTPPRRQLTASPSQDMEMPLLNQHKQAKLREINLSAVRFMEELGEDRFGKVYKGHLYGTAPGEQTQVVAIKTVKDKDEGTLQEEFRHEATLRSRLQHPNIVCLLGLVTKEQPMSMVFSYSGHGDLHEFLVMRSPHSDVGSSDDDKTVKSALEQADFLHIVTQVAAGMEYLSSHHVVHKDLAARNILVCDKLNVKILDLGLFREVYSADYYKLMGNSPFPIRWMSPEAIMYGKFSTDSDIWSYGVVLWEIFSYGLQPYCGYSNQDVIEMVRNRQVLSCPDDCPSWIYTLMLECWNEFPARRPRFKDIHARLRTWESLSNYNSSAQTSGASNTTQTSSLSTSPVSNISAARYVTPKKTSPFPQPQFMPMKGQMRPMVPPQLYIPVNGYQPVPAYPYLQNFYPMQIPMQMPSQQMHPQMVPKAGSHHSGSGSTSTGYVTTAPSNASGTEKTGLLSEDAKAAEDNMADGASQNGLHNDDTSVPETELLGDNDSPQIDDNEMHSEA
- the ror2 gene encoding tyrosine-protein kinase transmembrane receptor ROR2 isoform X2 encodes the protein MSDALSIDFTPSNWQSLFPGMMHISRITRLALRNSLKTFLLVLSVLTSVRGAAANVNLSESGEMEPLAEAQSGGLPTVEGYFLEFVEPPNNMTIMQGQTATLHCKVTGNPWPTIRWLKNDAPVVQEQGRISIRKTESGSKLRIQDLDTTDTGYYQCIASNTLKVISATGVLYVRLDQSSTRGPDDATHEKGFCQPYRGIACARFIGNRSIYVESLQMQGESENRITAAFTMIGTSTQLSDQCSQFAIPSFCHYVFPLCEEGTRGPRRRQLCRDECEAIENDLCRAEYTIARSHPLILMQLELPKCKLLPHPGSPDAASCMRIGVPTNRLETYHSCYNDSGANYRGVVSKTKSGQQCQPWTNQYPHSHHLTPKDYPELRGGHNFCRNPGGQMEAPWCFTLDPHVRVEFCDVRPCKPPENMKKEILYILIPSIAIPLVIACLFFLVCMCRNKQKESVDTPPRRQLTASPSQDMEMPLLNQHKQAKLREINLSAVRFMEELGEDRFGKVYKGHLYGTAPGEQTQVVAIKTVKDKDEGTLQEEFRHEATLRSRLQHPNIVCLLGLVTKEQPMSMVFSYSGHGDLHEFLVMRSPHSDVGSSDDDKTVKSALEQADFLHIVTQVAAGMEYLSSHHVVHKDLAARNILVCDKLNVKILDLGLFREVYSADYYKLMGNSPFPIRWMSPEAIMYGKFSTDSDIWSYGVVLWEIFSYGLQPYCGYSNQDVIEMVRNRQVLSCPDDCPSWIYTLMLECWNEFPARRPRFKDIHARLRTWESLSNYNSSAQTSGASNTTQTSSLSTSPVSNISAARYVTPKKTSPFPQPQFMPMKGQMRPMVPPQLYIPVNGYQPVPAYPYLQNFYPMQIPMQMPSQQMHPQMVPKAGSHHSGSGSTSTGYVTTAPSNASGTEKTGLLSEDAKAAEDNMADGASQNGLHNDDTSVPETELLGDNDSPQIDDNEMHSEA